From one Amycolatopsis sp. FDAARGOS 1241 genomic stretch:
- a CDS encoding Bax inhibitor-1/YccA family protein → MRSSSNPAFRNLPRGSAAQGQYGPNVGFDQQPYGYAQGQGGVPGYAPGRMAAGSGDRPMTVDDVVVKTGLSLGTALLFGVLTAIWAQSQLLVDGLGRVTGMSGPLLGALFGGLIVGLVISLVIIFGQKANGPLTLVYSAAEGVFLGALSGLFELIYPGIALQALIGTAGVFIAMLVVYKTGAVKVTPKLTKWIVGAVGGVVVLMLVNLLTALFFGFNPLRDGGPIAIIFSLVVIGIAAFSFLLDFDQADRMIRSGMPAKWAWYAAFGLMTTLVWLYLEILRLLSYLRD, encoded by the coding sequence GTGCGTTCCAGTAGCAACCCGGCGTTCCGCAACCTGCCCCGCGGCTCGGCCGCCCAGGGGCAGTACGGGCCGAACGTCGGCTTCGACCAGCAGCCCTACGGGTACGCCCAGGGCCAGGGTGGCGTGCCCGGTTACGCGCCGGGCCGGATGGCCGCCGGTTCCGGCGACCGCCCGATGACGGTCGACGACGTCGTCGTCAAGACCGGTCTCTCGTTGGGCACCGCGCTGCTCTTCGGTGTCCTCACGGCGATCTGGGCCCAGTCCCAGCTGCTCGTCGACGGCCTCGGGCGGGTCACCGGCATGAGCGGGCCGCTCCTCGGCGCGCTGTTCGGCGGGCTGATCGTGGGTCTCGTCATCTCGCTGGTGATCATCTTCGGGCAGAAGGCGAACGGTCCGCTCACGCTTGTGTACTCGGCCGCCGAGGGTGTTTTCCTGGGTGCGCTGAGTGGGTTGTTCGAGCTCATCTACCCGGGCATCGCGCTGCAGGCGCTGATCGGCACCGCGGGTGTGTTCATCGCGATGCTGGTGGTCTACAAGACCGGCGCCGTGAAGGTCACGCCGAAGCTGACCAAGTGGATCGTCGGCGCCGTCGGCGGTGTCGTGGTCCTGATGCTGGTCAACCTGCTCACCGCGTTGTTCTTCGGCTTCAACCCACTGCGCGACGGCGGCCCGATCGCGATCATCTTCAGCCTCGTGGTCATCGGCATCGCCGCGTTCAGCTTCCTGCTCGACTTCGACCAGGCCGACCGCATGATCCGTTCGGGCATGCCGGCCAAGTGGGCGTGGTACGCGGCTTTCGGCCTCATGACCACGCTGGTGTGGCTGTACCTCGAGATCCTGCGGCTGTTGTCGTACCTGCGCGACTGA
- a CDS encoding DHA2 family efflux MFS transporter permease subunit, whose amino-acid sequence MSAQPSPATGLDDKLDRGVLKVASVVVLGAIMAILDTTVVNVALQKLTLQFSTSLDTIQWVVTGYMLALATVIPITGWAADRFGTKRLYLLAIGTFLVGSMLAGLSWSVETLIVFRVLQGLGGGMLMPAGMTILTRTAGPQRIGRVMSVLGVPMLLGPICGPILGGWLVDAVSWRWIFYINVPIGVIAFLLGLRLLPKDKPQPAGRFDFLGLLMVSPGLAALIFGVSRFPSTGTITAAEVWLPGLAGILLLVGFVLRALRVPDPLMDLSLFRNRPFSVSMITLSVFCIGFFGAMLLLPTYFVLVRGETALHAGLLLAPQGFGAMVVMPFTGRLADKIAPRRIVLPGLLLIVLGMIPFTQVGPDTPYALLLSAAFVMGIGMGCTMMPITSAALQTLQPADMAKASTATSILQQTSGAIGSAVMSIILASLLATRFGVPPSQGQLAATAATLNPATHTTATTLTAASFATTFLWATVILALCLVPAFFLPKKRFVPPTPPTGAEEGTHATPAVPLH is encoded by the coding sequence ATGTCCGCACAACCGAGCCCGGCGACCGGGCTCGACGACAAACTCGACCGGGGAGTGCTGAAGGTCGCGTCGGTGGTGGTGCTCGGCGCCATCATGGCGATCCTGGACACCACGGTCGTCAACGTGGCGCTGCAGAAGCTCACGCTGCAGTTCTCGACCTCGCTCGACACGATCCAGTGGGTCGTCACCGGCTACATGCTGGCGCTCGCCACGGTCATCCCGATCACGGGCTGGGCGGCGGACCGGTTCGGCACGAAACGCCTGTACCTGCTGGCGATCGGCACGTTCCTGGTCGGCTCGATGCTGGCGGGGCTGTCGTGGAGCGTCGAGACGCTCATCGTCTTCCGCGTGCTGCAGGGCCTCGGCGGCGGCATGCTGATGCCGGCGGGCATGACGATCCTGACGCGCACGGCCGGGCCGCAACGCATCGGGCGCGTGATGTCCGTGCTCGGCGTGCCGATGCTGCTGGGCCCGATCTGCGGGCCGATCCTCGGCGGGTGGCTCGTCGACGCCGTGAGCTGGCGGTGGATCTTCTACATCAACGTGCCGATCGGCGTGATCGCGTTCCTGCTCGGACTGCGGCTGCTGCCGAAGGACAAGCCTCAACCTGCGGGCCGATTCGACTTCCTCGGGCTGCTGATGGTGTCGCCGGGGCTGGCGGCGCTGATCTTCGGCGTCTCGCGGTTCCCGTCGACGGGCACGATCACCGCGGCCGAGGTCTGGCTGCCGGGGCTCGCGGGCATCCTGCTGCTGGTCGGGTTCGTGCTGCGGGCGCTGCGGGTGCCGGACCCGCTGATGGACCTGAGCCTGTTCAGGAACCGGCCGTTCTCGGTTTCGATGATCACGCTGTCGGTGTTCTGCATCGGCTTCTTCGGCGCGATGCTCCTGCTGCCCACGTACTTCGTGCTGGTGCGCGGCGAAACCGCCCTGCACGCGGGGCTCCTGCTCGCGCCGCAGGGCTTCGGCGCGATGGTCGTCATGCCGTTCACCGGCCGGCTGGCCGACAAGATCGCCCCCCGCCGCATCGTCCTGCCCGGCCTGCTCCTGATCGTGCTCGGCATGATCCCGTTCACCCAGGTCGGCCCGGACACGCCGTATGCGCTGCTGCTGTCGGCGGCGTTCGTGATGGGCATCGGCATGGGCTGCACGATGATGCCCATCACCTCGGCGGCCCTGCAGACCCTGCAGCCCGCCGACATGGCCAAGGCGTCGACCGCCACGAGCATCCTGCAGCAGACCTCGGGCGCCATCGGCTCCGCCGTCATGTCGATCATCCTCGCCTCCCTCCTCGCGACGCGCTTCGGCGTCCCGCCGAGCCAGGGCCAGCTGGCCGCCACCGCCGCCACCCTCAACCCCGCCACGCACACCACCGCGACCACCCTCACCGCCGCCTCCTTCGCGACGACCTTCCTCTGGGCCACGGTCATCCTGGCCCTCTGCCTCGTGCCGGCTTTCTTCCTGCCCAAGAAGCGCTTCGTGCCCCCCACCCCACCGACCGGCGCTGAGGAAGGCACCCATGCAACCCCGGCGGTTCCGCTCCACTGA
- a CDS encoding acetyl-CoA C-acetyltransferase — MPEAVIVSTARSPIGRAAKGSLVDMRPDDLTVQMIRAALDKIPQLGPADIDDLMLGCGLPGGESGFNMGRVVAVELGYDHLPGCTITRYCSSSLQTTRMAMHAIKAGEGDVFISAGVETVSRFAKGSSDSWPDTHNPLFADAEARTKATAESGTDSWTDPRADGLVPDVYIAMGQTAENLARLKGITREEMDEFGVRSQNLAEKAIADGFWAKDITPVTLPDGTVVSKDDGPRAGVTLEGVAGLKPVFRPDGRVTAGNCCPLNDGAAAVIVMSDTKARELGLTPLARIVSTGVTGLSPEIMGYGPVEASKQALARAGMSISDIDLVEINEAFAAQVIPSYRDLGVDLDRLNVNGGAIAVGHPFGMTGARITSTLINSLQHHDKQFGLETMCVGGGQGMAMVLERLS, encoded by the coding sequence ATGCCCGAAGCCGTCATCGTCTCCACCGCCCGCTCCCCGATCGGCCGCGCGGCCAAGGGATCGCTGGTCGACATGCGTCCCGACGACCTCACCGTGCAGATGATCCGGGCGGCGCTCGACAAGATTCCCCAGCTCGGCCCCGCCGACATCGACGACCTGATGCTCGGCTGCGGCCTGCCCGGCGGCGAGTCCGGGTTCAACATGGGCCGCGTCGTGGCCGTCGAACTGGGCTACGACCACCTGCCCGGCTGCACGATCACGCGCTACTGCTCCTCCAGCCTCCAGACGACCCGCATGGCGATGCACGCCATCAAGGCGGGTGAAGGCGACGTCTTCATCTCCGCCGGCGTCGAGACCGTGTCGCGCTTCGCGAAGGGCAGCTCGGACTCCTGGCCGGACACACACAACCCGCTGTTCGCCGACGCCGAGGCCCGCACGAAGGCCACCGCCGAATCGGGCACGGACAGCTGGACGGACCCGCGTGCGGACGGCCTGGTCCCCGACGTCTACATCGCCATGGGCCAGACCGCCGAAAACCTGGCGCGGCTCAAGGGCATCACGCGTGAAGAGATGGACGAGTTCGGCGTGCGCTCGCAGAACCTCGCGGAGAAGGCGATCGCCGACGGGTTCTGGGCCAAGGACATCACGCCGGTCACCCTCCCGGACGGCACGGTCGTGTCGAAGGACGACGGCCCGCGCGCGGGCGTGACGCTCGAGGGCGTCGCCGGCCTGAAGCCCGTGTTCCGCCCCGACGGCCGGGTCACGGCCGGCAACTGCTGCCCGCTCAACGACGGCGCCGCCGCCGTCATCGTCATGTCCGACACCAAGGCGCGTGAGCTCGGCCTCACGCCACTGGCGCGCATCGTGTCGACGGGCGTGACGGGCCTGTCGCCGGAGATCATGGGCTACGGCCCGGTCGAGGCGTCGAAGCAGGCGCTGGCCCGCGCGGGAATGTCCATTTCGGACATCGACCTGGTGGAGATCAACGAAGCCTTCGCCGCGCAGGTCATCCCGTCCTACCGCGACCTCGGCGTCGACCTCGACCGCCTCAACGTCAACGGCGGCGCCATCGCCGTCGGCCACCCGTTCGGCATGACGGGCGCCCGCATCACCTCGACGCTCATCAACTCCCTCCAGCACCACGACAAGCAGTTCGGCCTCGAGACCATGTGCGTCGGCGGCGGCCAGGGGATGGCGATGGTTCTGGAGCGGCTTTCCTGA
- a CDS encoding pentapeptide repeat-containing protein, with translation MTNRSRALRTSTILWWGAGLIAVAAAAALLLLTTLGGGSPQDTARLDALRTAANVVVGTGGAAALLLAARRQRSAELDLEQKDHDATQRRFTDTYSKAADQLGSDKAPVRFAGLYALERLAQEYPEQRQTIVNLFCAYLRMPFDPEDPSTGTRQETEVRSAAQRILCLHLRPGRNDDNAAFWPDVDLDFSGARLVRLSLTRCRIRSIACYGTTFVELAEFTGTEITSKAEFPQSRFLGLADFRGAVFGGTGDTFTGAAFEGPSLFGDRVMARLCGATTRTDVDRSWPPGWAEKPIEGWEGHWAALVPEEPASPPPA, from the coding sequence GTGACGAACCGGAGCCGCGCCCTGCGCACGAGCACGATCCTGTGGTGGGGAGCCGGCCTGATCGCGGTCGCCGCGGCCGCCGCGCTCCTCCTCCTGACGACACTCGGCGGCGGCAGCCCGCAGGACACCGCGCGGCTCGACGCGCTGCGCACGGCCGCGAACGTCGTCGTCGGCACCGGTGGCGCGGCCGCCCTCCTGCTCGCCGCGCGGCGCCAGCGCTCGGCCGAGCTCGACCTGGAGCAGAAGGACCACGACGCCACCCAACGGCGCTTCACCGACACCTACAGCAAAGCCGCGGACCAGCTCGGCAGCGACAAGGCGCCGGTCCGGTTCGCCGGGCTCTACGCACTCGAACGCCTCGCACAGGAGTACCCGGAGCAACGCCAGACCATCGTCAACCTCTTCTGCGCCTACTTGCGGATGCCCTTCGACCCCGAGGACCCCTCCACCGGGACCCGCCAGGAGACCGAAGTCCGCTCGGCCGCCCAGCGCATCCTCTGCCTGCACCTGCGGCCCGGGCGCAACGACGACAACGCCGCGTTCTGGCCGGACGTGGACCTCGACTTCTCCGGTGCCAGACTGGTCCGCCTCTCGCTCACGCGCTGCCGGATCCGCTCGATCGCCTGCTACGGCACCACCTTCGTCGAGCTGGCAGAGTTCACGGGCACGGAGATAACGAGCAAGGCCGAGTTCCCGCAGAGCCGCTTCCTCGGGCTCGCCGACTTCCGCGGCGCCGTGTTCGGCGGGACCGGTGACACGTTCACGGGGGCCGCCTTCGAAGGGCCGTCGCTCTTCGGCGATCGGGTCATGGCCCGCCTGTGCGGTGCGACGACCCGAACCGACGTCGACCGCAGCTGGCCGCCGGGCTGGGCGGAGAAGCCGATCGAGGGGTGGGAGGGGCACTGGGCCGCCCTCGTCCCGGAGGAACCGGCGTCCCCGCCGCCTGCCTGA
- a CDS encoding cystathionine beta-synthase: protein MEYAEHIVDLVGNTPLVKLNSLTTGLKPLVLAKVEYVNPGGSVKDRIALRMIEAAEASGELRPGGTIVEPTSGNTGVGLAMVAQRKGYKCVFVCPDKVSEDKRNVLRAYGARVVVCPTAVPPEHPDSYYNVSDRLVREIDGAWKPNQYANPENPESHYRSTGPEIWRQTDGKITHFVAGVGTGGTISGTGRFLKEVSDGRVQVVGADPEGSVYSGGSGRPYLVEGVGEDFWPETYDRGVADQIIAVSDAHSFDTTRRLALEEGLLVGGSCGMAVAAALKLAEGLTEHDVVVVLLPDGGRGYLTKVFNDAWMSSYGFLPPDSSGATIGDVLTKKSGALPSLVHSHPNETVAEAVAILSEFGVSQMPVVSAEPPVMAAEVVGAVNERDLLDALFTGKAQLADRLETHMSPPLPTIGAGEQVSAAMKALEGADGALVLIDGKPAGVVTRHDLLAFLAGRTNR, encoded by the coding sequence GTGGAGTACGCCGAGCACATCGTCGACCTGGTGGGCAACACGCCGCTGGTCAAGCTGAACTCCCTCACCACGGGGCTCAAGCCGCTGGTGCTCGCGAAGGTCGAGTACGTCAACCCCGGCGGCAGTGTGAAGGACCGCATCGCACTGCGGATGATCGAAGCCGCCGAGGCCTCGGGCGAGCTGCGGCCCGGCGGGACGATCGTGGAGCCGACTTCGGGCAACACGGGCGTGGGGCTGGCGATGGTCGCGCAGCGCAAGGGCTACAAGTGCGTGTTCGTCTGCCCCGACAAGGTGAGCGAGGACAAGCGCAACGTCCTGCGCGCGTACGGCGCCCGCGTCGTCGTCTGCCCGACCGCGGTGCCGCCCGAGCACCCGGACTCGTACTACAACGTGTCCGACCGGCTCGTCCGCGAGATCGACGGCGCTTGGAAGCCCAACCAGTACGCCAACCCCGAGAACCCGGAGAGCCACTACCGCTCCACCGGCCCGGAGATCTGGCGCCAGACCGACGGCAAGATCACGCACTTCGTCGCGGGCGTCGGCACCGGGGGCACCATCTCGGGCACCGGCCGTTTCCTCAAGGAGGTGAGCGACGGCCGCGTGCAGGTCGTCGGCGCCGACCCCGAGGGATCCGTCTACTCCGGTGGTTCCGGCCGGCCGTACCTGGTCGAGGGCGTCGGCGAGGACTTCTGGCCCGAGACCTACGACCGCGGCGTCGCCGACCAGATCATCGCGGTGTCCGACGCGCACTCGTTCGACACGACGCGCCGGCTCGCGCTCGAGGAAGGCCTGCTGGTCGGCGGCTCGTGCGGCATGGCCGTCGCCGCCGCGCTGAAGCTCGCCGAGGGGCTGACCGAGCACGACGTCGTCGTGGTCCTGCTGCCCGACGGCGGCCGCGGCTACCTCACGAAGGTCTTCAACGACGCCTGGATGTCGTCCTACGGCTTCCTCCCGCCTGACTCTTCGGGCGCGACGATCGGCGATGTGCTCACCAAGAAGAGCGGTGCACTGCCCAGCCTGGTGCACTCGCACCCGAACGAGACCGTCGCCGAGGCGGTGGCGATCCTGTCGGAGTTCGGCGTGAGCCAGATGCCCGTGGTCAGCGCGGAGCCGCCGGTGATGGCCGCCGAGGTGGTCGGCGCCGTGAACGAGCGCGACCTGCTCGACGCCCTGTTCACCGGCAAGGCCCAGCTCGCCGACCGGCTCGAGACGCACATGTCGCCACCCCTGCCGACCATCGGCGCGGGCGAGCAGGTCAGTGCCGCGATGAAGGCGCTCGAGGGAGCCGACGGCGCACTCGTGCTGATCGACGGCAAGCCCGCCGGCGTCGTCACCAGGCACGATCTGCTCGCGTTCCTCGCCGGGCGGACGAACCGATAA
- a CDS encoding cystathionine gamma-synthase, with amino-acid sequence MVDDYSVLGFETRAIHAGQQPDPRTGAVIVPIYQTSTYAQDGVGGTREGGYEYSRTANPTRTALEQALASLEGARHALAFASGMAASDAVLRTTLRPGDHLVLGNDAYGGTFRLIDKVLSLWGIEHTVANLANVDEVRAALRPETKLVWCETPTNPLLGIADIAALAGVAHDAGARLVVDNTFATPYLQTPLALGADIVVHSTTKYLGGHSDVVGGAVLTNEDDLREQLFYLRNAAGAVPGPFDAWLTLRGLKTLALRMERHSDNAELIVQTLAKHPKVSKIYYPGLPEHPGHEVAAKQMRRFGGMVSFRHADGEQAALELVSRTKLFILAESLGGIESLIEHPGRMTHASTAGSTLEVPEDLIRLSVGIEDGTDLVADLTAALG; translated from the coding sequence ATGGTCGACGACTACTCCGTACTGGGCTTCGAAACACGCGCCATCCACGCCGGGCAGCAGCCCGATCCGCGGACCGGCGCCGTCATCGTGCCCATCTACCAGACGTCGACGTACGCGCAGGACGGCGTGGGCGGCACCCGTGAGGGTGGTTACGAGTACTCGCGCACCGCGAACCCCACGCGCACGGCGCTCGAGCAGGCGCTGGCCTCGCTGGAGGGCGCCCGCCACGCGCTGGCCTTCGCGTCCGGCATGGCGGCGTCCGACGCGGTGCTGCGCACGACCCTGCGCCCGGGCGACCACCTGGTGCTGGGCAACGATGCCTACGGCGGCACGTTCCGCCTGATCGACAAGGTGCTGAGCCTGTGGGGCATCGAGCACACCGTCGCGAACCTGGCGAACGTCGACGAGGTGCGCGCCGCGCTGCGACCCGAGACCAAGCTGGTCTGGTGCGAGACGCCGACGAACCCGCTGCTCGGCATCGCCGACATCGCGGCGCTGGCGGGCGTGGCCCACGACGCGGGCGCGCGCCTGGTCGTCGACAACACCTTCGCCACGCCATACCTGCAGACGCCGCTGGCGCTCGGTGCCGACATCGTGGTCCACTCCACCACCAAGTACCTCGGCGGCCACTCCGACGTCGTCGGCGGCGCCGTGCTCACCAACGAGGACGACCTGCGCGAACAGCTCTTCTACCTGCGCAACGCCGCGGGCGCCGTGCCGGGTCCGTTCGACGCGTGGCTGACCCTGCGCGGCCTGAAGACGCTGGCTTTGCGCATGGAGCGGCACAGCGACAACGCCGAGCTGATCGTCCAGACGCTCGCCAAGCACCCGAAGGTCTCCAAGATCTACTACCCGGGCCTGCCCGAGCACCCCGGCCACGAGGTCGCGGCCAAGCAGATGCGCCGCTTCGGTGGCATGGTGTCGTTCCGCCACGCGGACGGCGAGCAGGCCGCGCTGGAGCTCGTTTCGCGCACCAAGCTCTTCATCCTGGCCGAGTCCCTGGGCGGTATCGAGTCCCTCATCGAGCACCCGGGCCGCATGACGCACGCCTCCACGGCCGGCTCCACCCTCGAGGTCCCGGAGGACCTGATCCGTCTGTCCGTCGGCATCGAAGACGGCACCGACCTGGTCGCCGACTTGACGGCCGCGCTCGGCTGA
- the ilvA gene encoding threonine ammonia-lyase — protein MELVSIERIEEARKLLEGITRVTPMEHARDLRRLHGGPVYLKCENLQRTGSFKIRGAYTRIHGLSEEERARGVVAASAGNHAQGVALASSLLGIKATVFMPLRAPLPKLAATRGYGADVHLRGAVLEETLAEAIAFSERTGAVFIHPFDHADVIAGQGTVGLEILEQVPGAKTVLVATGGGGLVGGVAAAVKGLQPDVRVVGVQAEDAAAYPPSLEAGAPVRLRELHTMADGIAVGEPGPISYAHVSSLVDDVVTVTEEGLSRAVLLCLERRKLVVEPAGAATVAALLEHPGAFEPPVVAILSGGNVDPVLLQQIIQHGMTAGGRYLKLRLRVPDRPGSLVSVLSCVKELGANVLDVEHSRISGSLALGEVDVALALETRGPEHCKEVEAALADAGFTIA, from the coding sequence ATGGAACTGGTCAGCATCGAGCGGATCGAGGAGGCGCGCAAGCTCCTCGAGGGCATCACCAGGGTGACCCCCATGGAACACGCCCGCGACCTGCGCCGGCTGCACGGCGGCCCGGTGTACCTCAAATGCGAGAACCTGCAGCGCACGGGGTCGTTCAAAATCCGCGGCGCGTACACCCGCATCCACGGCCTCAGTGAAGAAGAACGCGCCCGCGGCGTCGTCGCGGCCAGCGCCGGCAACCACGCGCAGGGCGTGGCACTGGCGTCGTCGCTGCTGGGGATCAAGGCAACGGTGTTCATGCCGCTGCGCGCGCCCCTGCCCAAACTCGCCGCGACCCGCGGGTACGGCGCCGACGTGCACCTCCGCGGCGCCGTCCTCGAGGAGACGCTGGCGGAGGCCATCGCGTTCTCCGAGCGGACCGGAGCGGTGTTCATCCACCCGTTCGACCACGCCGACGTGATCGCCGGGCAGGGCACGGTCGGGCTGGAGATCCTGGAGCAGGTGCCCGGCGCGAAAACGGTGCTCGTCGCCACGGGCGGCGGCGGCCTGGTCGGTGGCGTCGCGGCCGCGGTGAAGGGGCTGCAGCCCGACGTCCGCGTGGTCGGCGTACAGGCCGAGGACGCCGCGGCGTACCCACCGTCGCTCGAGGCCGGCGCGCCCGTACGGCTGCGCGAGCTGCACACGATGGCCGACGGGATCGCAGTGGGCGAGCCCGGGCCGATCAGCTACGCGCACGTCTCGTCCCTCGTGGACGACGTCGTGACGGTCACCGAGGAGGGCCTGTCCCGCGCGGTGCTGCTGTGCCTGGAGCGGCGCAAGCTCGTGGTCGAACCGGCCGGCGCGGCCACCGTCGCCGCGCTGCTGGAGCACCCGGGCGCCTTCGAACCACCCGTGGTGGCGATCCTCTCGGGCGGCAACGTCGATCCGGTGCTGCTCCAGCAGATCATCCAGCACGGCATGACGGCCGGCGGGCGCTACCTCAAGCTGCGCCTGCGCGTGCCCGACCGCCCCGGCTCGCTGGTGTCCGTGCTGAGCTGCGTGAAGGAACTCGGCGCCAACGTCCTGGACGTCGAGCACTCCCGCATCTCCGGCAGCCTTGCCCTCGGTGAGGTCGACGTCGCGCTCGCCCTGGAAACGCGCGGACCCGAGCACTGCAAGGAGGTCGAAGCCGCCCTCGCGGACGCCGGGTTCACCATTGCCTAG
- a CDS encoding type VII secretion target, producing MAPKGYEVGTDLETHARQLDGISDGLQQAVDAANKVSMPTDAYGILCQPFRMMLDPVEEFGLNALKITVTAMDAQAEKVRSAAKAYEDLETGAKDTLNSTQGSN from the coding sequence ATGGCACCGAAGGGATACGAGGTCGGCACCGACCTCGAGACCCACGCCCGTCAGCTCGACGGGATCAGCGACGGGCTGCAGCAGGCCGTCGACGCGGCGAACAAGGTGAGCATGCCGACCGACGCGTACGGCATCCTCTGCCAGCCGTTCCGGATGATGCTGGACCCCGTCGAGGAGTTCGGGCTCAACGCGTTGAAGATCACCGTGACGGCGATGGACGCGCAGGCGGAGAAGGTTCGTAGCGCCGCGAAGGCATACGAAGACCTCGAAACCGGGGCGAAGGACACGCTGAACTCCACGCAGGGTTCGAACTGA
- a CDS encoding YbaB/EbfC family nucleoid-associated protein: MSDGVDASQRMVDGWAQQLRETAARYQAMADRVQGQTVTERAKDGAVEVTVDAKGLLKNLVIAESASGKRMAEVSAEVMRLVQKAQSRIPELLQQVATETLGSDGTGDKLVADAKSTFPEPPPEDPAAPPEPDRLHHFGPEETDGPPAPPRQQTPPPPPPRRRRPDPADDDDDFGGSILS, from the coding sequence ATGTCCGACGGCGTCGACGCCAGCCAGCGGATGGTCGACGGCTGGGCGCAGCAGCTGCGGGAAACGGCTGCGCGCTACCAGGCGATGGCCGACCGCGTGCAGGGCCAGACCGTCACGGAACGGGCGAAGGACGGCGCGGTCGAAGTGACCGTCGACGCCAAGGGACTGCTGAAGAACCTCGTGATCGCCGAGTCCGCGAGCGGCAAGCGGATGGCGGAGGTCTCGGCTGAGGTGATGCGGCTCGTGCAGAAGGCGCAGTCGCGGATTCCCGAACTGCTGCAACAGGTTGCGACCGAAACGCTCGGCAGCGACGGCACCGGGGACAAGCTCGTGGCCGACGCGAAGAGCACGTTCCCGGAGCCGCCTCCGGAGGATCCGGCGGCACCGCCGGAGCCCGATCGTCTGCACCACTTCGGGCCCGAGGAAACCGACGGGCCGCCGGCCCCGCCGCGGCAGCAGACCCCACCACCGCCTCCGCCGCGGCGCCGCCGGCCCGACCCGGCCGACGATGACGACGACTTCGGCGGATCGATTCTGTCCTGA